A part of Thermotoga petrophila RKU-1 genomic DNA contains:
- a CDS encoding glycoside hydrolase 5 family protein, whose product MRRFMFILSIVALSFVLFADEFVRVENGKFVLNGKEFRFIGSNNYYMHYKSNRMIDSVLESARDMGIKVLRIWGFLDGESYCRDKNTYMHPEPGVFGVPEGISNAQNGFERLDYTIAKAKELGIKLIIVLVNNWDDFGGMNQYVRWFGGTHHDDFYRDERIKEEYKKYVSFLINHVNVYTGVPYREEPTIMAWELANELRCETDKSGNTLVEWVKEMSSYIKSLDPNHLVAVGDEGFFSNYEGFKPYGGEAEWAYNGWSGVDWKKLLSIETVDFGTFHLYPSHWGVSPENYAQWGAKWIEDHIKIAKEIGKPVVLEEYGIPKSAPVNRTAIYRLWNDLVYDLGGDGAMFWMLAGIGEGSDRDERGYYPDYDGFRIVNDDSPEAELIREYAKLFNTGEDIREDTCSFILPKDGMEIKKTVEVRAGVFDYSNTFEKLSVKVEDLVFENEIEHLGYGIYGFDLDTTRIPDGEHEMFLEGHFQGKTVKDSIKAKVVNEARYVLAGKVDFSSPEEVKNWWNSGTWQAEFESPDIEWNSEVGNGALQLNVKLPGKSDWEEVRAARKFEKLSECEILEYDIYIPDVEGLKGRLRPYAVLNPGWVKIGLDMNNTSVESAEIVTFGGKEYRKFHVRIEFDKTAGVNELHIGIVGDHLKYNGPIFIDNVKLYTKEAE is encoded by the coding sequence ATGCGTAGGTTTATGTTCATTTTATCGATCGTTGCTCTCTCTTTCGTTCTCTTTGCAGATGAGTTCGTGAGAGTGGAAAACGGAAAATTCGTCCTTAATGGAAAAGAATTCAGATTCATTGGGAGTAACAACTACTACATGCACTACAAGAGCAACAGAATGATAGACAGTGTTTTGGAGAGCGCCAGGGATATGGGAATAAAGGTGCTCAGAATCTGGGGTTTCCTCGACGGGGAGAGTTACTGCAGAGACAAGAACACCTACATGCATCCTGAGCCCGGTGTTTTCGGAGTGCCGGAAGGGATCTCAAACGCCCAGAATGGTTTCGAAAGACTCGACTACACGATAGCGAAAGCGAAAGAACTTGGCATAAAACTCATCATCGTTCTTGTGAACAACTGGGACGACTTTGGTGGGATGAACCAGTACGTGAGGTGGTTCGGAGGAACCCACCACGACGATTTCTACAGAGATGAAAGAATCAAAGAAGAGTACAAAAAGTACGTGTCTTTCCTCATAAACCATGTCAACGTCTACACGGGAGTTCCTTACAGGGAAGAGCCCACCATCATGGCCTGGGAGCTTGCAAACGAACTGCGCTGTGAGACGGACAAATCGGGGAACACGCTCGTTGAGTGGGTGAAGGAGATGAGCTCCTACATAAAGAGTCTGGATCCCAACCACCTCGTGGCTGTGGGGGACGAAGGATTCTTCAGCAACTACGAAGGATTCAAACCTTACGGTGGAGAAGCCGAGTGGGCCTACAACGGCTGGTCCGGTGTTGACTGGAAGAAGCTCCTTTCGATAGAGACGGTGGACTTCGGCACGTTCCACCTCTATCCGTCCCACTGGGGTGTCAGTCCAGAGAACTATGCCCAGTGGGGAGCGAAGTGGATAGAAGACCACATAAAGATCGCAAAAGAGATCGGAAAACCCGTTGTTCTGGAAGAATATGGAATTCCAAAGAGTGCGCCAGTTAACAGAACGGCCATCTACAGACTCTGGAACGATCTGGTCTACGATCTCGGTGGAGATGGAGCGATGTTCTGGATGCTCGCGGGAATCGGGGAAGGTTCGGACAGAGACGAGAGAGGGTACTATCCGGACTACGACGGTTTCAGAATAGTGAACGACGACAGTCCAGAAGCGGAACTGATAAGAGAATACGCGAAGCTGTTCAACACAGGTGAAGACATAAGAGAAGACACCTGCTCTTTCATCCTTCCAAAAGACGGCATGGAGATCAAAAAGACCGTGGAAGTGAGGGCTGGTGTTTTCGACTACAGCAACACGTTTGAAAAGTTGTCTGTCAAAGTCGAAGATCTGGTTTTTGAAAATGAGATAGAGCATCTCGGATACGGAATTTACGGCTTTGATCTCGACACAACCCGGATCCCGGATGGAGAACATGAAATGTTCCTTGAAGGCCACTTTCAGGGAAAAACGGTGAAAGACTCTATCAAAGCGAAAGTGGTGAACGAAGCGCGGTACGTGCTTGCAGGAAAGGTGGATTTCTCTTCCCCGGAGGAGGTGAAAAACTGGTGGAACAGCGGAACCTGGCAGGCAGAATTTGAGTCACCTGACATTGAATGGAACAGTGAGGTGGGAAATGGTGCGTTGCAGTTGAACGTGAAGCTGCCTGGAAAGAGCGACTGGGAAGAAGTGAGGGCAGCGAGGAAGTTCGAAAAGCTCTCCGAATGTGAGATCCTCGAGTATGACATCTACATTCCAGACGTCGAAGGGCTCAAAGGAAGGTTGAGACCGTACGCGGTTCTGAACCCCGGCTGGGTGAAGATAGGCCTCGATATGAACAACACAAGCGTGGAAAGTGCGGAGATCGTCACTTTCGGTGGAAAAGAGTACAGAAAATTCCAC
- a CDS encoding glycosyltransferase family 2 protein encodes MKVVVGIPSYNNAETISHVARTAAQGIVDFFDGDGMIVNSDGGSADGTRERFMETDTFGLPKESFVYEGLPGKGSAMRAIMEFAMKQGAEAVVFLDSDLRSVKPWWIERLAGPILKGEADYVTPFYLRHRFDGTITNNVCFPITAVLYGKKVRQPIGGDFGVGRKLLEIYLEKPKEIWNTDVARFGIDIWMTTTAINESGRVVQAALGAKVHDVKDPGKHLKGMFLQVVGTLFELVITYENAWKEVWKIEDVPIYGETPQEEVPPMSIDIENLKKLARETLEEVEYIDRSILSEVKENGTLSLSSWIDTLYRSAVQYRKTRDKRVVENLLPFYFARTVRFAEEVKSLSDEEAEKYVYEQLDVFLEKKRLFKEEWEVENKR; translated from the coding sequence ATGAAAGTGGTTGTGGGGATACCGAGTTACAACAACGCCGAAACGATTTCTCACGTTGCGAGAACAGCGGCGCAGGGAATTGTAGATTTCTTCGATGGTGATGGTATGATCGTGAACTCCGATGGAGGATCGGCAGATGGGACAAGAGAGCGCTTCATGGAGACCGATACTTTCGGTCTTCCCAAAGAGAGCTTCGTTTATGAAGGCCTTCCCGGAAAGGGAAGCGCGATGAGAGCGATCATGGAGTTTGCTATGAAACAGGGTGCGGAAGCGGTTGTTTTTCTCGACTCTGATCTTCGAAGTGTCAAACCCTGGTGGATCGAAAGACTCGCAGGACCTATTTTGAAAGGAGAGGCAGATTACGTCACTCCCTTCTATCTGAGGCACAGGTTTGACGGTACGATCACGAACAACGTGTGTTTTCCAATAACGGCTGTTCTCTACGGTAAGAAGGTGCGACAACCCATCGGTGGGGATTTCGGTGTGGGAAGAAAGCTCCTCGAGATTTATCTGGAAAAACCAAAAGAGATCTGGAACACGGACGTTGCAAGATTCGGGATCGACATATGGATGACCACAACCGCTATAAACGAGTCTGGAAGGGTGGTTCAGGCAGCTCTCGGAGCGAAGGTGCACGACGTGAAAGACCCGGGAAAACATCTGAAGGGAATGTTCCTTCAGGTCGTGGGAACGCTCTTCGAACTTGTGATCACCTACGAAAACGCCTGGAAAGAAGTATGGAAGATAGAAGACGTTCCCATCTATGGTGAAACTCCTCAAGAGGAAGTTCCTCCTATGAGTATAGATATCGAAAACCTCAAAAAACTCGCAAGAGAAACTCTGGAAGAAGTGGAGTACATAGACCGCAGCATCCTGTCGGAAGTGAAAGAAAACGGTACACTGAGTCTCTCTTCCTGGATTGACACCCTCTACAGGAGCGCTGTTCAGTACAGGAAAACAAGGGATAAAAGAGTGGTGGAGAATCTTCTGCCGTTCTACTTCGCAAGAACCGTACGGTTCGCGGAAGAGGTAAAATCTCTATCGGATGAAGAAGCAGAAAAATACGTGTACGAACAGCTCGATGTGTTTCTGGAGAAGAAACGCTTGTTCAAGGAGGAATGGGAAGTTGAAAATAAAAGATAA
- a CDS encoding MurR/RpiR family transcriptional regulator: MKIKDKILNVYTQLSPAERRVADYVLERPDDVIHYSITEFAKIVGVSETTIHRMIKKLDFEGYQAFKIALARELSGIEETIERRDFIDEEIDILRRLKDTLDMKNVEKAVEWILSAHRILFFGVGLSGVVSEYASLKFSLLGFHTFFSNDPHVQVIEAVNLTGDDLVISISHTGNIRDTVKSTQVAKDMGAKTIAITTNRQSELARVAHLVLQSPPVKYDTYEFLRENIGEIAVVDVLFKETFQRIYRERKKHFENLEGVFKPKRF; this comes from the coding sequence TTGAAAATAAAAGATAAGATCCTGAACGTTTACACACAGCTCAGTCCCGCAGAGCGCAGAGTAGCGGATTACGTACTCGAAAGACCGGACGACGTCATTCACTACTCGATCACAGAATTCGCAAAGATCGTGGGTGTGAGCGAGACCACGATTCACAGGATGATCAAAAAGCTCGATTTCGAGGGATACCAGGCCTTCAAGATCGCACTTGCAAGGGAACTCAGCGGGATCGAAGAAACCATAGAAAGAAGAGATTTCATAGACGAGGAGATAGACATCCTCAGAAGGCTCAAGGACACTCTCGATATGAAGAATGTGGAAAAGGCCGTGGAGTGGATACTCTCCGCCCATCGAATTCTCTTCTTCGGCGTGGGACTCTCGGGAGTGGTTTCTGAGTACGCGAGTCTGAAGTTCTCTCTTCTTGGTTTCCACACGTTCTTTTCCAACGATCCTCACGTTCAGGTGATAGAGGCCGTGAATCTGACCGGCGATGATCTTGTGATCTCGATCAGTCACACAGGAAACATCAGAGACACGGTGAAATCCACCCAGGTTGCGAAAGACATGGGAGCGAAGACGATCGCAATTACAACGAACAGACAGTCTGAGCTCGCCAGGGTGGCTCATCTGGTGCTTCAAAGCCCGCCTGTGAAATACGACACCTACGAATTCCTCAGAGAGAACATCGGAGAGATCGCCGTTGTGGATGTGCTCTTCAAAGAGACGTTTCAGAGAATATACCGGGAGAGAAAGAAGCACTTCGAGAACCTGGAGGGAGTGTTCAAACCGAAGAGATTCTGA